One part of the Vibrio hyugaensis genome encodes these proteins:
- the tssI gene encoding type VI secretion system tip protein VgrG produces the protein MVNDVDFTFDVAGFSGAFKVESFRITETVSSPFEMNLTVLSDDDAITFGALSRKMGVLSLFGQGVGTARQFNGSISELRYLGSGRRFSRYHITLAPHLWFLTQRQDCRIFQMQAVPDIIRQVFDDAGMSDYRFELSAQYEAKEYVLQYRENDQHFVQRLMAEHGLWYYFEHGTTGHTMVIVDSNDAIPELISSPTNASYLGPVIYHAQGGGTPDREHIFDLEQTHRTRTGIVSYGDYNYLTPKIPQGKSADEGPNFDLQRYDYLGRYTSPDTGQQRVTEWMSEYTVDSHQIEAASDIMRLTSGYSFDISQHPRAGINRDYLMLTVMHTGFNPRVHEEESSDEPTTYHNQFICLPRDVTFRAPKMASPVVDGPQTAVVVGPAGEEIYTDEYGRIKVQFHWDRYTQSDEHSSCWLRVSQSMAAPNWGAVYLPRIGHEVIVTFLEGDPDRPLVTGAVYNGLHTPPYPLPENKTRTVFRTQSHKAEGYNEMYFEDENDQEEVHFRAQKDMKTKVLNNRYRDIGNDEELKVGNNQENNILGDRKEVIDGHKTSITKQTFMEQVEEDVHVTYNANEKKQIANNQTLSIDENRQTMIGKSTSLDVEGNATLAILDSRSVDVGSDDLQRIGANLTVDVQGNTSIRSDGDTTYISGEEIKVQVGYAGLILKSSGKIQLYGSSITIDGGSESIIKGGKVAINPGKGKSRFVEAPPYESFMRYNQRIVLKDQSTGVVHANKQYKIVFEDGKEIFGKTNDKGQTSLINTKDLEASFDVYWREI, from the coding sequence ATGGTTAATGATGTAGATTTCACCTTTGATGTGGCTGGGTTCTCCGGTGCATTTAAAGTCGAAAGCTTTCGGATTACGGAAACAGTCTCTTCCCCCTTTGAAATGAACCTGACGGTGCTGTCCGATGACGATGCCATCACGTTTGGAGCCTTAAGCCGAAAAATGGGTGTCCTGAGCCTGTTTGGTCAAGGTGTGGGAACGGCTCGCCAGTTTAACGGCAGTATCTCTGAGCTTCGTTACTTAGGCTCTGGTCGCCGCTTCTCGCGCTATCATATTACCTTGGCTCCACACCTTTGGTTTCTCACTCAACGCCAAGACTGTCGCATCTTCCAGATGCAGGCGGTTCCCGACATCATTCGTCAGGTCTTTGATGATGCAGGAATGAGCGATTACCGCTTTGAGTTGTCAGCGCAATACGAAGCGAAAGAGTACGTTCTCCAATACCGTGAAAACGACCAGCATTTTGTGCAGCGATTAATGGCAGAGCATGGCCTTTGGTATTACTTTGAGCACGGCACTACTGGGCATACCATGGTCATTGTCGATAGCAACGATGCGATACCTGAGCTCATCAGTTCACCTACTAATGCTTCTTACCTAGGACCTGTGATTTATCATGCCCAAGGTGGTGGCACGCCAGATCGAGAACACATCTTCGACCTCGAACAAACGCATCGTACTCGCACTGGCATCGTCAGCTATGGCGATTACAACTATCTCACGCCGAAAATCCCACAAGGCAAAAGTGCGGATGAAGGCCCAAACTTTGATTTGCAGCGTTACGACTATCTTGGCCGTTATACTTCACCAGACACAGGGCAGCAACGTGTAACGGAGTGGATGTCCGAATACACGGTGGACAGCCATCAGATTGAAGCTGCGAGCGATATCATGCGTCTTACCTCAGGCTACAGCTTCGATATCAGCCAGCATCCTCGCGCAGGCATCAATCGTGATTACCTCATGTTGACGGTGATGCACACGGGCTTTAACCCTCGTGTACATGAGGAAGAGTCGAGTGATGAGCCTACAACTTATCACAATCAGTTTATCTGCCTACCACGAGATGTGACATTCCGTGCACCTAAAATGGCGTCACCTGTCGTTGATGGTCCTCAAACTGCCGTTGTGGTTGGTCCTGCGGGTGAAGAAATCTACACCGATGAATATGGTCGCATTAAAGTTCAGTTCCATTGGGACCGCTACACACAAAGTGATGAACATAGTTCATGTTGGTTACGTGTTAGTCAATCAATGGCAGCCCCGAACTGGGGAGCAGTCTATCTACCTCGCATTGGACATGAAGTAATTGTGACCTTCCTCGAAGGTGACCCAGACCGGCCATTAGTGACGGGTGCGGTGTACAACGGTTTACACACGCCACCATACCCGCTACCAGAGAATAAAACGCGCACTGTGTTTAGAACCCAAAGCCACAAGGCCGAAGGTTACAACGAAATGTACTTTGAGGATGAGAATGACCAAGAAGAAGTTCATTTCCGCGCTCAAAAAGACATGAAGACCAAAGTGCTCAATAACCGTTACCGAGATATCGGTAATGATGAAGAGTTAAAAGTCGGCAACAACCAAGAAAACAACATCTTAGGCGACCGTAAAGAAGTCATTGACGGGCATAAAACCTCCATCACTAAGCAAACCTTTATGGAGCAAGTTGAGGAAGATGTTCACGTTACTTACAACGCTAATGAGAAAAAGCAAATCGCGAATAATCAAACACTATCCATTGATGAAAACCGCCAAACAATGATTGGCAAAAGCACGTCTCTAGACGTTGAAGGAAATGCGACGCTCGCTATTCTAGATAGTCGTTCTGTAGATGTCGGAAGTGATGATTTACAACGGATTGGTGCAAACCTCACGGTGGATGTTCAAGGTAATACGTCTATACGCTCAGATGGAGACACGACCTATATTTCTGGAGAGGAAATCAAAGTTCAGGTTGGCTATGCGGGATTAATACTAAAAAGCAGTGGTAAGATTCAGCTCTATGGCTCTTCGATTACGATAGATGGTGGATCTGAGAGTATCATCAAAGGTGGTAAAGTCGCTATTAATCCGGGTAAAGGTAAATCTCGCTTTGTAGAAGCTCCGCCATATGAGTCTTTTATGCGTTATAACCAACGCATTGTATTGAAAGACCAGTCCACAGGTGTTGTACATGCAAACAAGCAATACAAGATAGTGTTTGAGGATGGAAAGGAAATTTTTGGTAAAACTAACGACAAAGGTCAAACATCGTTAATAAATACCAAAGATTTAGAGGCTTCGTTTGATGTTTACTGGAGAGAGATTTAA
- a CDS encoding DEAD/DEAH box helicase — MGFTSLGLSAPILKAIQEKGYDTPSPIQAQAIPAILEGKDVMAAAQTGTGKTAGFTLPILERLSNGPRVRSNHVRALILTPTRELAAQVQENVFMYSRHLSLNSAVVFGGVKINPQMQRLRKGADVLVATPGRLMDLYSQNAVKFDQLEVLVLDEADRMLDMGFIRDIRKILDLLPKQRQNLLFSATFSNEIRDLAKGLVNNPVEISVNPANSTARTVEQSIYPSDVKKKAPMLVKLIKDGDWKQVLVFTRTKHGANRLAKFLVDEKLPAAAIHGNKSQGARTKALADFKSGEIRVLVATDIAARGIDIPQLPQVVNFELPKVAEDYVHRIGRTGRAGEVGKAISLVCALEAPELFAIERLIQQLLPRKELLGFAPTNVVPESKLDTRPIKPKKPKKPKKPKAEGENGQTAEKKNSGSNYKPKRRFNSDNKNGKGEAGKGGAGKPKGNRDGQARSNGKPSGNKPNSNQSGANKPGANKNGNGGKPSGNRKPNSGKPADAKPSNGKPSGQRRKPRPQAAK; from the coding sequence GCAATTCCTGCAATTCTGGAAGGGAAAGACGTCATGGCAGCAGCGCAGACTGGTACGGGTAAAACAGCGGGCTTTACGCTGCCAATCCTAGAACGTTTGTCAAACGGTCCTCGCGTTCGTAGTAACCACGTTCGTGCACTTATTCTTACCCCCACGCGTGAACTTGCTGCTCAGGTACAAGAAAACGTGTTCATGTACAGCCGTCACCTATCGCTAAACAGCGCTGTTGTGTTCGGCGGTGTTAAGATCAACCCACAAATGCAGCGTCTACGTAAAGGTGCTGACGTATTGGTTGCAACCCCAGGCCGCTTGATGGATCTTTACAGCCAAAACGCGGTGAAGTTCGACCAACTAGAAGTACTCGTATTGGACGAAGCGGACCGCATGCTGGATATGGGCTTTATCCGCGACATTCGTAAGATTCTTGATTTGCTGCCTAAGCAACGTCAAAACCTACTTTTCTCTGCGACATTCTCAAATGAGATTCGTGACCTAGCGAAAGGCCTTGTGAACAACCCTGTTGAGATTTCAGTGAACCCTGCAAACTCGACAGCACGCACTGTAGAGCAAAGCATTTACCCATCAGACGTGAAGAAGAAAGCGCCGATGCTGGTAAAACTGATCAAAGATGGTGATTGGAAGCAAGTACTGGTCTTCACTCGCACTAAACACGGTGCAAACCGCCTGGCGAAATTCTTAGTGGACGAAAAGCTACCAGCGGCAGCGATTCACGGTAACAAGAGCCAAGGTGCTCGTACTAAAGCGTTGGCTGATTTTAAATCTGGCGAGATTCGTGTACTGGTAGCAACAGACATCGCTGCACGCGGTATCGATATTCCTCAGCTTCCTCAAGTGGTTAACTTCGAGCTACCAAAAGTGGCAGAAGATTACGTTCACCGTATAGGTCGTACAGGCCGTGCTGGTGAAGTTGGTAAAGCTATCTCGTTGGTATGCGCACTAGAGGCACCAGAGCTTTTTGCTATTGAACGTTTGATTCAACAACTGCTTCCACGTAAAGAGCTGCTGGGCTTTGCACCAACCAATGTGGTTCCAGAATCTAAATTGGATACTCGCCCAATCAAGCCTAAGAAACCGAAAAAGCCTAAGAAGCCAAAAGCAGAAGGTGAAAACGGTCAAACCGCTGAGAAGAAAAACAGCGGCAGTAACTACAAACCAAAGCGTCGTTTCAACAGTGACAACAAAAATGGCAAGGGTGAAGCAGGTAAAGGCGGCGCTGGTAAACCAAAAGGCAATCGTGACGGTCAAGCTCGTTCAAACGGCAAGCCAAGCGGTAACAAGCCGAATAGCAACCAGTCTGGAGCGAACAAACCGGGCGCAAATAAAAACGGTAACGGTGGCAAACCATCAGGTAACCGCAAGCCTAACAGCGGCAAACCTGCAGACGCGAAGCCTTCAAACGGTAAACCGTCAGGACAACGTCGTAAGCCACGTCCGCAAGCTGCTAAATAA